A region from the Deltaproteobacteria bacterium genome encodes:
- a CDS encoding amidohydrolase family protein → MLRIDADAHVLETEETWEFMDGADRKYRPEVVGSTNGSGSGDEYWLVDGTLRLKTRNVGKDTPLESRELRDVAVRLKHMDELKVDIQVIFPTIFIIPLTPRPEIELALCRSYNRWMGECWKQSDNRLRWVAVVPLLSPDQVYEEARLAKENGAVGIYMRGSEGERLLNDPFFYPVYDAAGRLDVPVCIHASNGSSVLFDYYKYEPVAFSKFKLVVVGAFHTIVAGGIPERFPQLKMGFLEVSAQWLPYALTDLHKRPYIKEQGFNRNELLARNRIWVGCETTDDLPYVVENAGEDHLVVGTDYGHADSATELLAIDGVANDPRLSPEVKAKICGENARALYNL, encoded by the coding sequence ATGCTCAGAATCGATGCTGATGCACACGTTCTCGAAACCGAGGAGACCTGGGAGTTCATGGACGGCGCCGACCGCAAGTACCGGCCCGAAGTCGTCGGCTCCACCAACGGCTCCGGCTCCGGGGACGAGTACTGGCTGGTGGACGGCACCCTGCGGCTCAAGACCCGCAACGTGGGCAAGGACACGCCGCTGGAGTCCCGCGAGCTGCGGGACGTGGCGGTGCGGCTCAAGCATATGGATGAGCTCAAGGTGGACATCCAGGTCATCTTCCCCACCATCTTCATCATCCCGCTGACGCCCCGCCCCGAGATCGAGCTGGCGCTGTGCCGCAGCTACAACCGCTGGATGGGCGAGTGCTGGAAACAGTCCGACAACCGCCTGCGCTGGGTGGCCGTGGTGCCCCTCCTAAGCCCGGACCAAGTGTACGAGGAAGCCCGGCTGGCCAAGGAGAACGGCGCGGTAGGCATCTACATGCGCGGCTCCGAGGGTGAGCGGCTGCTGAACGATCCCTTCTTCTATCCAGTGTACGACGCCGCCGGCAGGCTGGACGTCCCGGTGTGCATCCACGCCTCCAACGGCAGCTCCGTGCTGTTCGACTACTACAAGTACGAGCCCGTGGCCTTCTCGAAGTTCAAGCTGGTGGTGGTGGGGGCGTTCCACACCATCGTCGCGGGCGGTATCCCCGAGCGGTTCCCACAACTCAAGATGGGGTTCCTGGAGGTCAGCGCGCAGTGGCTGCCCTACGCCCTGACCGACCTGCACAAACGCCCATACATAAAGGAGCAGGGGTTCAATCGGAACGAGCTGCTGGCAAGGAACCGGATCTGGGTCGGGTGCGAGACCACCGACGACCTTCCCTACGTCGTCGAAAACGCCGGCGAGGACCACCTGGTGGTGGGCACCGACTACGGCCACGCCGACAGCGCCACCGAGTTGCTGGCCATAGACGGCGTCGCCAACGACCCGCGCCTGAGCCCGGAGGTCAAAGCGAAGATCTGTGGGGAGAACGCGCGGGCGCTGTACAACCTGTGA
- a CDS encoding amidohydrolase family protein, which produces MLRIDADAHVLETEETWEFMDGADRKFRPEVVGSTNGSGSGDEYWLVDGTLRLKTRNVGKDTPLESRELRDVAVRLKHMDELKVDIQVIFPTIFIIPLTPRPEIELALCRSYNRWMGECWKQSDNRLRWVAMVPLLNTDKVYEEARLAKENGAVGIYMRGSEGERLLSDAHFHPVYDAAQRLDIPVCIHSSNGSSVLYDYYKYETVGFSKFKLVVVGAFHTIIMDKIPERFPKLKMAFLEVGSQWLPYALSDLYKRYTMTGKEFSKKDVLAQNRIWIGCETNDDLPYVIDTAGDDHLVVGTDYGHADSATELLALDGVASDPRLSPEAVAKITGGNARALYSL; this is translated from the coding sequence ATGCTCAGAATCGATGCGGACGCACACGTTCTCGAAACCGAGGAGACCTGGGAGTTCATGGACGGCGCCGACCGCAAGTTCCGGCCCGAGGTCGTCGGCTCCACCAACGGCTCCGGGTCCGGGGACGAGTACTGGCTGGTGGACGGAACCCTGCGGCTCAAGACCCGGAACGTGGGCAAGGACACGCCGCTGGAGTCCCGCGAGCTGCGGGACGTGGCGGTGCGGCTCAAGCATATGGATGAGCTCAAGGTGGACATCCAGGTCATCTTCCCCACCATCTTCATCATCCCGTTGACGCCGCGCCCCGAGATCGAGCTGGCGTTGTGCCGCAGCTACAACCGCTGGATGGGCGAGTGCTGGAAACAGTCCGACAACCGCCTGCGCTGGGTGGCGATGGTGCCGCTGCTCAACACCGACAAGGTCTACGAGGAAGCCCGTCTGGCCAAGGAGAACGGCGCGGTGGGCATCTACATGCGCGGCTCCGAGGGTGAGCGGCTCCTGAGCGACGCGCACTTCCATCCCGTGTACGACGCCGCCCAGAGGCTGGACATCCCCGTGTGCATCCACTCCTCCAACGGCAGCTCGGTGCTCTACGACTACTACAAGTACGAGACCGTGGGCTTCTCCAAGTTCAAGCTGGTGGTGGTGGGCGCGTTCCACACCATCATCATGGACAAGATCCCGGAGCGGTTCCCGAAGCTCAAGATGGCGTTCCTGGAAGTGGGCTCCCAGTGGCTGCCCTACGCGCTGAGCGATCTCTACAAGCGCTACACCATGACGGGCAAGGAATTCAGCAAGAAGGACGTGCTGGCGCAGAACCGCATCTGGATCGGCTGCGAGACCAACGACGACCTCCCCTACGTCATCGACACCGCCGGCGACGACCACCTCGTGGTCGGCACCGACTACGGCCACGCCGATAGCGCCACCGAACTGCTGGCCCTGGACGGCGTCGCCAGCGACCCGCGCCTGAGCCCGGAGGCGGTCGCCAAGATTACCGGGGGGAACGCACGGGCGCTGTATAGTCTGTGA